The following coding sequences are from one Triticum dicoccoides isolate Atlit2015 ecotype Zavitan chromosome 4A, WEW_v2.0, whole genome shotgun sequence window:
- the LOC119287503 gene encoding trafficking protein particle complex subunit 5-like, with amino-acid sequence MIGVGKAKQYANVLDKPLGRGRQEVSLSAFAFLFSELVQYNQTQVDNIAELERRLEDAGYAVGARVLELLCHREKGNRRETRLLGILSFIHSTVWKVLFGKVADSLEKGTEHEDEYMISEKELLVNRFISVPKDMGAFNCGAFVAGIVRGVLDNAGFPAVVTAHFVPIEGQQRPRTTILIKFAGEVIQREARLG; translated from the exons ATGATCGGCGTGGGGAAGGCGAAACAGTACGCAAACGTGCTCGATAAGCCTCTCGGTCGTGGCAGACAAGAG GTCAGTTTGAGTGCGTTTGCATTCTTGTTCTCAGAGTTAGTTCAATACAACCAGACACAAGTTGACAACATTGCTGAGCTGGAACGGAG GCTGGAGGATGCTGGTTATGCTGTTGGTGCAAGAGTTCTTGAACTGCTGTGTCACAGGGAGAAG GGGAATAGACGAGAGACTCGACTGCTGGGCATTTTATCATTCATTCACAGCACAGTATGGAAAGTACTGTTTGGAAAG GTGGCTGACTCGCTTGAGAAAGGAACAGAACATGAGGATGAATACATGATTAGTGAGAAGGAGCTTCTTGTTAACCG GTTCATTTCCGTGCCGAAAGACATGGGGGCATTCAACTGTGGAGCTTTTGTTGCAGGGATTGTAAGG GGCGTACTGGATAATGCTGGCTTTCCCGCGGTGGTGACAGCACATTTTGTGCCAATTGAAGGCCAGCAGAGGCCCAGGACAACAATCTTGATTAAATTTGCTGGAGAG GTTATACAACGGGAAGCAAGGCTTGGCTGA
- the LOC119289447 gene encoding uncharacterized acetyltransferase At3g50280-like, which yields MGDVRIVSRRMVRPEPTASPPVETIHLTPWDLKSITVENIQKGILLPKPPTTGGKGLNDVDVECLASSFQRALGHFYPYAGRLAVAVPPASNGGASSPQNQSLTISLRCGGEGAEFVHAVAPGVTVSDISASLVVPRVVWSFFPLDMLLGSDAIEGSRPLLVAQVTELADGVFIAMSMNHGVADGTTFWQFFNTWSELSRAAVAGNDVMISSPLPVFDRSFLGSCTVPIPLPFGNLEDVVGIRHVFPPVQECFLNFSAASVKNLKAQANAEMSGSGCTLGTISSLQALLAHLWRAVCRARRLASHQKTTYTVLVGCRGRVVGIPAAYAGNAVEHATAKSTAGDILDRGLGRAAWLLNRAVASFDMAYASNKLASWPREPSFTRLPALVAAAPTGTLTGSSPRFDVYGNDFGWGAPVTVRSGAGNKFDGKATVYEGRGGGGSIALEVCLVPEALARLVTDEEFMGATTTDSY from the coding sequence ATGGGCGACGTCCGAATCGTGTCACGGCGCATGGTACGGCCGGAACCAACGGCCTCGCCGCCGGTGGAGACCATCCACCTGACGCCGTGGGATCTCAAGTCTATCACCGTGGAGAACATCCAGAAGGGCATCCTCCTGCCCAAGCCTCCCACCACCGGAGGCAAGGGGCTCAACGACGTCGACGTGGAGTGTCTAGCTTCGTCCTTTCAGCGAGCCCTTGGCCACTTCTACCCTTATGCCGGACGCCTCGCCGTGGCCGTCCCGCCGGCTAGCAACGGCGGAGCATCGTCGCCTCAGAACCAGAGCCTCACCATTTCGCTCCGCTGCGGCGGCGAGGGCGCCGAGTTCGTCCACGCCGTGGCTCCCGGCGTCACCGTCTCGGACATCAGCGCCTCGCTCGTCGTTCCTCGGGTGGTCTGGTCCTTCTTCCCGCTCGACATGCTGCTGGGTTCGGACGCCATTGAGGGCTCGCGCCCGCTCCTGGTTGCGCAGGTCACCGAGCTCGCCGACGGCGTCTTCATCGCCATGTCAATGAACCACGGCGTCGCCGACGGTACGACATTCTGGCAATTCTTCAATACCTGGTCCGAGCTAAGTCGTGCCGCCGTCGCTGGCAACGATGTTATGATCTCCTCGCCGTTGCCGGTGTTCGACAGGAGTTTCCTGGGCAGCTGCACCGTCCCCATCCCTCTGCCCTTCGGCAACCTGGAGGATGTCGTCGGCATTCGACATGTGTTCCCGCCCGTGCAGGAATGCTTCCTCAATTTCTCCGCGGCGAGCGTAAAGAATCTCAAGGCGCAGGCGAACGCCGAGATGTCCGGCTCCGGCTGCACCCTTGGCACAATCTCCTCGCTGCAGGCGCTGCTCGCGCACCTGTGGCGTGCCGTGTGCCGAGCCCGGCGACTCGCATCGCACCAGAAAACGACGTACACTGTCCTTGTGGGATGCCGTGGCCGCGTCGTCGGCATACCGGCAGCCTACGCGGGCAACGCGGTGGAGCACGCCACCGCCAAGTCCACCGCCGGCGACATCCTGGACAGGGGCCTTGGCCGGGCGGCATGGCTCCTGAACAGGGCCGTGGCGTCGTTCGACATGGCATACGCGAGCAACAAGCTCGCGTCCTGGCCTCGGGAGCCTAGCTTCACGCGCCTGCCCGCGCTCGTGGCTGCCGCTCCCACGGGGACGCTGACAGGGAGCTCGCCGCGGTTCGACGTGTATGGGAACGACTTCGGGTGGGGCGCGCCGGTGACCGTTCGGAGCGGCGCCGGGAACAAGTTTGATGGGAAGGCGACCGTGTACGAGGGTCGAGGTGGCGGAGGGAGCATTGCGCTGGAGGTGTGCCTCGTTCCGGAGGCGCTCGCCAGGCTCGTCACCGACGAGGAGTTCATGGGTGCAACCACCACTGATTCATACTGA